The following are encoded in a window of Clostridium thermarum genomic DNA:
- a CDS encoding sugar phosphate isomerase/epimerase family protein, whose product MKIICELSGIVDYNRPSQGTIDIKTAGFQQIFVDLNHLYKKVTKENVEHFMEKFSVDELPFLKTTRAVVEKCKAENIHIFALRSPYLPIDTKRTDLNEIQQQMAEEVIEFCGEAEVNYVIVQPIFAGVDRSNEWLVNKEYYSSLARTARENNVMILLENQYRTYNGHIMRGICSDGKEAAKWVDKLNDIAGEERFGFCMNTGTCSLCGQNMHEYAISLGSRIKAVVLRDCDGHNETSMLPFTAVNSGESQTDWLSLIRGLRDISFDGGLILDIEDTAVAFSPILRPQLLTLAKATADYFRWQIEIENQLKKYKSIVLFGAGNMCRNYMKCYGEKYPPMFTCDNNSKAWGTNFCGLEVKSPEALKSIPADCGIFICNIYYREIEKQLRDMGIKNNIEFFNDEYMPSFYFDRLERM is encoded by the coding sequence ATGAAAATTATATGCGAGTTGTCGGGCATAGTAGATTATAATCGTCCATCACAAGGAACAATTGATATAAAAACTGCAGGTTTTCAACAGATATTCGTGGATTTAAATCATTTATATAAAAAGGTGACCAAGGAAAATGTTGAACACTTTATGGAGAAGTTCTCTGTGGATGAACTGCCTTTTTTAAAAACTACTAGGGCGGTTGTTGAAAAATGCAAAGCTGAGAACATTCATATATTTGCACTTCGTTCACCATATCTTCCTATTGATACTAAACGAACAGATTTAAATGAAATTCAACAGCAAATGGCGGAAGAAGTTATCGAATTTTGCGGCGAAGCAGAAGTAAATTATGTAATTGTTCAGCCTATTTTTGCAGGTGTTGATCGCTCAAATGAATGGCTTGTTAATAAAGAATATTATTCTAGTCTTGCGAGAACAGCCCGTGAAAATAATGTAATGATTCTACTCGAAAATCAATATAGAACCTATAATGGACACATCATGAGAGGTATCTGTTCCGATGGAAAGGAAGCCGCTAAGTGGGTAGATAAGCTTAATGATATTGCTGGAGAAGAACGTTTTGGTTTTTGCATGAACACAGGAACTTGTAGTCTTTGCGGACAGAATATGCATGAATATGCTATATCACTTGGCAGCCGAATAAAAGCTGTAGTATTGAGAGACTGCGACGGACATAATGAAACCTCGATGCTTCCTTTTACTGCTGTAAACTCCGGCGAATCGCAAACGGATTGGTTGAGCCTCATCCGTGGACTGCGTGATATTAGCTTTGACGGTGGTTTGATTCTTGATATAGAGGATACTGCTGTTGCATTTTCCCCGATCCTCAGACCACAGCTTTTAACACTTGCTAAAGCGACGGCGGATTATTTCAGGTGGCAGATTGAAATTGAAAATCAACTTAAGAAGTATAAATCAATTGTACTTTTTGGTGCAGGAAATATGTGCCGTAATTATATGAAATGCTATGGGGAAAAGTACCCTCCGATGTTTACTTGCGATAATAATAGTAAGGCCTGGGGTACAAATTTCTGCGGACTTGAGGTAAAGTCACCGGAGGCACTGAAAAGTATTCCTGCTGACTGTGGAATATTTATATGCAATATATATTACCGTGAAATTGAAAAGCAGCTTAGAGATATGGGAATTAAAAATAATATTGAGTTTTTTAATGACGAGTATATGCCGTCGTTCTATTTCGATAGG